One genomic region from Cyanobium usitatum str. Tous encodes:
- a CDS encoding inositol monophosphatase family protein, translating to MNPTSTTAYEQSGLSSGELEQLTEVARRAAEAGGEQLRQHFGRLEQVREKGRSGDLVTEADHAAEAAVLALLEAETPQIGVLAEESGRRSRPGELEWCVDPLDGTTNYAHSYPLFGTSVGLCWRGQPLLGALAAPGLEQLYWAAPGLGSWCNGSRLAVSGCPSLDQALLVTGFAYDRRSRLDNNYAEFAWFTHRSQGVRRGGSVALDLAFVAAGKLDGIWERGLSPWDLAAGVVLVEQAGGVVSAYDGSAFAIDSGRILASGATLQPALIEGLASCRPLAGASYGAPELDSP from the coding sequence ATGAACCCAACCAGCACCACGGCCTACGAGCAATCGGGCCTGAGCAGCGGCGAGCTCGAACAGCTGACGGAGGTGGCGCGCCGGGCGGCGGAGGCCGGAGGCGAGCAACTGCGCCAGCACTTTGGCCGCTTGGAGCAGGTGCGAGAGAAGGGACGCTCCGGCGATCTGGTCACCGAAGCAGACCATGCCGCTGAAGCAGCGGTGCTGGCGCTGCTCGAGGCTGAAACCCCGCAGATTGGCGTTCTAGCTGAGGAGAGCGGACGCCGCTCCAGGCCCGGCGAGCTGGAGTGGTGCGTCGATCCCCTCGATGGCACCACCAACTACGCCCACAGCTACCCGCTTTTTGGCACCTCGGTGGGCTTGTGCTGGCGCGGCCAGCCCCTGCTCGGCGCCCTAGCTGCTCCGGGCCTGGAGCAGCTCTACTGGGCCGCCCCCGGCCTGGGCTCCTGGTGCAATGGCAGCAGGTTGGCCGTAAGCGGCTGCCCCAGCCTCGATCAGGCCCTGCTGGTCACCGGCTTTGCCTACGACCGCCGCAGCCGACTCGACAACAACTACGCCGAATTCGCCTGGTTTACCCACCGCAGCCAGGGCGTGCGCCGCGGCGGCTCGGTGGCCCTGGATCTGGCCTTCGTGGCCGCCGGCAAGCTCGATGGCATTTGGGAGCGGGGCCTATCGCCCTGGGATCTGGCCGCCGGTGTGGTGCTGGTGGAGCAAGCCGGCGGTGTGGTGAGCGCCTATGACGGCTCGGCATTCGCGATCGACTCGGGGCGGATCCTGGCCTCTGGAGCAACCCTGCAACCAGCCCTGATCGAAGGCCTGGCGTCCTGCCGCCCCCTGGCCGGCGCCAGCTATGGCGCCCCCGAACTCGACTCCCCCTGA
- a CDS encoding 2Fe-2S iron-sulfur cluster-binding protein — protein sequence MTRTHTITVHWRQTCQVIRHEVPEGEYILRSFEQQGDPLPFSCRNGCCTACAVRVISGEIDQREALGLSRELRGRGYGLLCVARATGPLEVETQDEDEVYELQFGRHFGRGKVRSALPLEEE from the coding sequence ATGACTCGCACCCATACGATCACGGTTCACTGGCGTCAAACCTGCCAGGTGATTCGCCACGAGGTTCCCGAAGGGGAATACATCCTGCGCAGCTTTGAGCAGCAGGGAGATCCCCTGCCTTTTAGTTGCCGCAATGGCTGCTGCACCGCCTGCGCCGTGCGCGTGATCAGCGGAGAAATCGATCAGCGCGAGGCTTTAGGGCTGTCGCGGGAGCTGCGCGGGCGGGGCTACGGACTGCTTTGTGTGGCCCGGGCCACCGGACCCTTGGAGGTGGAGACCCAGGACGAGGACGAGGTCTACGAACTGCAGTTTGGCCGGCACTTTGGCCGCGGCAAGGTGCGCAGCGCCCTGCCCTTGGAGGAGGAATGA
- the pstB gene encoding phosphate ABC transporter ATP-binding protein PstB, whose amino-acid sequence MTSSLHSSQSAASSKGDACMSLQNVTISYGKFEAVKNVFMDIPRGRVTAFIGPSGCGKSTVLRGLNRMNDLIPGCKLKGRVVFDGHDLYDPKVDPVEVRRRIGMVFQKPNPFPKTIYENIAFGARINGFKGDMDELVERSLRKAAVWDECKDKLRESGFALSGGQQQRLCIARAIATEPEVILMDEPCSALDPISTLKIEETMHELKRSYTIIIVTHNMQQAVRVADQTAFFNAEAVEGGTGKVGYLVEFNDTERIFNAPGQQATQDYVSGRFG is encoded by the coding sequence ATGACCAGCAGCCTCCACTCCAGCCAGTCCGCCGCCTCTAGCAAAGGAGACGCCTGCATGTCCCTGCAGAACGTCACCATCTCCTACGGCAAATTTGAGGCGGTGAAGAATGTCTTCATGGACATTCCTCGCGGCCGGGTGACAGCCTTTATTGGCCCTTCTGGTTGTGGTAAATCGACCGTGTTGCGCGGCCTCAATCGGATGAACGATCTGATTCCGGGCTGCAAGCTCAAGGGCAGGGTTGTCTTTGACGGCCACGATCTCTACGACCCCAAGGTGGATCCAGTGGAGGTGCGCAGGCGCATTGGCATGGTGTTCCAGAAGCCCAATCCCTTCCCAAAAACAATTTACGAAAACATCGCCTTCGGTGCCCGGATCAACGGCTTCAAGGGCGATATGGATGAGCTGGTGGAGCGCTCCCTGCGTAAGGCTGCGGTGTGGGATGAATGCAAGGACAAACTTAGGGAGAGCGGTTTTGCCCTCTCTGGCGGCCAGCAGCAGCGCCTTTGCATCGCCCGGGCCATCGCCACCGAACCTGAGGTGATCTTGATGGACGAGCCCTGCTCAGCGCTTGATCCGATCTCCACACTGAAGATCGAAGAAACAATGCATGAGCTGAAGCGCAGCTACACGATCATCATCGTGACCCACAACATGCAGCAAGCCGTGCGAGTGGCTGATCAAACAGCCTTCTTTAATGCCGAAGCCGTGGAAGGTGGCACCGGCAAGGTGGGCTACCTGGTGGAGTTCAACGACACCGAACGGATCTTCAATGCCCCCGGCCAGCAGGCCACCCAGGACTACGTGAGCGGCCGCTTCGGCTGA
- the pstA gene encoding phosphate ABC transporter permease PstA, which yields MANPSPITYDNTALFDRRPLQFDPGLRRNRLNLLFTSIAGVFAAIAVLPLVLVLFHVLMQGGRLISASLFTQLPPPPGLEGGGIGNAILGTILVTLIASLIAIPVGVGGGIYLSEYSSRGWFAQFVGFGNDVLAGVPSIISGVFVYGIVVATRIFFDQSYSAMAGGIALSVLMLPTVIKTTDEGLKLVPQELRWGAYGVGASKFVTVTRITLPSAFTPIATGIVLSIARAAGETAPLIFTALFSPFWPEGVFNPIATMSVLIFNFAIMPYEAQNELAWAASFVLVMMILAANLLARWISRMAKV from the coding sequence ATGGCTAACCCCTCTCCGATCACCTACGACAACACCGCCCTGTTTGACCGACGGCCGTTGCAATTCGACCCAGGCCTGCGCCGCAACCGACTCAACCTGCTGTTCACCAGTATCGCTGGCGTATTCGCAGCCATAGCGGTGCTGCCGCTGGTGCTGGTCCTGTTCCACGTGTTGATGCAGGGCGGTCGCCTGATCAGCGCCAGCCTGTTCACCCAGCTGCCACCACCCCCCGGCTTGGAGGGAGGCGGTATCGGCAACGCCATCCTTGGCACAATCTTGGTGACCCTGATCGCCTCCTTGATTGCGATCCCAGTGGGGGTGGGAGGGGGCATCTACCTCAGCGAATACTCCAGTCGCGGTTGGTTTGCCCAGTTTGTCGGCTTCGGCAACGACGTTTTAGCCGGCGTGCCGTCGATCATTAGTGGTGTTTTCGTATACGGCATTGTCGTTGCCACCCGGATATTTTTCGACCAGAGCTACAGCGCCATGGCTGGCGGCATCGCCCTTTCGGTGTTGATGCTGCCCACCGTGATTAAGACCACCGATGAGGGTCTCAAGCTGGTGCCCCAGGAGCTGCGCTGGGGTGCCTACGGAGTGGGTGCTTCCAAGTTTGTGACCGTGACGCGGATCACCTTGCCGTCGGCCTTCACTCCGATAGCCACTGGCATTGTGCTGTCAATCGCCCGAGCCGCCGGCGAAACGGCTCCCTTGATATTCACGGCACTCTTCTCACCCTTCTGGCCTGAGGGCGTGTTTAACCCGATCGCCACCATGTCGGTGCTGATCTTCAATTTCGCGATCATGCCCTATGAGGCCCAAAACGAACTTGCCTGGGCCGCTTCATTTGTGCTGGTGATGATGATCCTGGCCGCCAACCTGCTGGCCCGCTGGATCAGCCGAATGGCCAAAGTCTGA
- the pstC gene encoding phosphate ABC transporter permease subunit PstC, whose amino-acid sequence MLTDSSPAGSGPVNPNRNPAADAFTLRRRPPSEKLIDLGFRQLTLVLASFVAIVLLGIFLTVFQGAREAISSFGLSFLTTSSWDPVNEEYGAFIAIYGTLVTSILSLAIAIPLGVGTAIFITEDLIPSFLREAIGLMVELLAAIPSVVLGLWAIFVMEPAIRPALNLLHSLLGWTPFFNTVPQGPGMAPAILILVVMVLPIITAISRDALNQVPIELRQGAYGVGTTRWGAIFSVILPAAVSAITGGVMLALGRAMGETMAVTMIVGNALNFDLSLLAPGNTIAAMLANQFGEADGIQVSALMYAALILMLLTFAVNVAAQWLVRRLSLRY is encoded by the coding sequence ATGCTGACGGACTCCAGCCCAGCGGGCTCAGGCCCAGTGAATCCAAACCGCAATCCTGCTGCTGACGCCTTCACCCTGCGTCGCCGCCCACCCTCGGAAAAGCTGATTGACCTCGGCTTTCGGCAGTTAACGCTGGTGCTTGCCTCCTTTGTAGCAATCGTGCTGCTGGGCATATTTCTCACCGTGTTCCAAGGGGCCCGGGAGGCGATCTCCAGCTTTGGACTCAGCTTCCTCACTACCTCCAGCTGGGATCCAGTCAACGAGGAATACGGGGCCTTCATCGCCATCTACGGCACGTTGGTGACCTCGATCCTGTCGCTGGCAATAGCCATTCCCTTGGGTGTGGGCACGGCGATCTTCATCACCGAAGACCTGATCCCCAGCTTCCTGCGGGAGGCGATTGGCTTGATGGTGGAACTACTTGCCGCCATCCCTTCGGTGGTGCTCGGGCTTTGGGCCATCTTTGTGATGGAGCCGGCTATCCGCCCAGCCCTCAATCTGCTGCACAGCCTTTTGGGTTGGACTCCTTTCTTCAACACCGTGCCCCAGGGTCCTGGCATGGCCCCGGCCATCTTGATCCTGGTGGTGATGGTGCTGCCGATCATCACGGCCATCTCACGAGATGCCCTCAACCAGGTGCCGATTGAGCTGCGCCAGGGGGCCTACGGCGTAGGCACCACCCGCTGGGGAGCCATTTTCAGCGTGATCTTGCCAGCCGCCGTTTCGGCCATAACTGGCGGTGTGATGCTTGCCCTGGGTAGGGCCATGGGGGAAACCATGGCGGTCACGATGATTGTTGGCAACGCCCTCAACTTCGATCTATCGCTGCTTGCCCCGGGCAACACGATCGCAGCGATGCTTGCCAACCAGTTTGGTGAAGCCGATGGCATCCAGGTATCGGCGCTTATGTATGCCGCCTTGATCCTGATGCTGCTCACATTTGCGGTGAATGTGGCGGCTCAATGGCTCGTCCGTCGTCTCAGCCTGCGTTACTGA
- the dnaK gene encoding molecular chaperone DnaK, protein MSRIVGIDLGTTNSVVAVLEGGRPQVIASAEGGRTTPSVVGFSRDQELLVGQLARRQLVLNPRNTFANLKRFVGRQWDELEEDSLSVPYSVRANDQGNVRVVCPATEREYAPEELVASVLRKLCDDAATYLGEPVEAAVITVPAYFNDAQRQATRDAGRLAGISVERILNEPTSAALAYGFDRSTVKRVLVFDLGGGTFDVSVLRIAQGVFDVKATSGDTQLGGNDWDRRIVDWLADAFLTKHSIDLRRDRQALQRLTEAAEKAKIELSGVQSTPISLPFIATGPDGPLHIETTLERRVFEGLCPDLLDRLLRPVQRALRDSAFAAEDIDDVVLVGGCTRMPMVQQMVRTLIPLEPCQSVNPDEVVAIGAAVQAGILTGELRDLMLNDVTPLSLGLETIGGVMKVLIPRNTSIPVRKSDLFSTSEANQSSVEIHVLQGERQMALDNKSLGRFRLSGIPPAPRGVPQVQVSFDIDANGLLQVSATDRTTGRQQSVSIQGGSNLSEEEITKLIEEADLKASEDRRKRAEIDRRNRAQTLVAQAERRLRDASLELGPYGAERQQRSVEMALRDVQDLLAADDLVELELAVSQLQEALFGLNRRLQSERKAEQGPLQGLKNTLGSLKDELFADDDWDDWNRPGSDPWAAPPSRYDRDPYREPYRESEPLARERRPRSDSDPWGDGSYR, encoded by the coding sequence ATGTCCCGCATAGTTGGCATCGACCTAGGCACCACAAACTCAGTGGTGGCGGTACTGGAGGGCGGCCGTCCCCAGGTGATCGCCAGCGCTGAAGGCGGCCGCACCACCCCCTCGGTGGTGGGCTTCAGTCGCGACCAGGAGTTGCTCGTCGGTCAGCTGGCCCGGCGTCAGCTTGTGCTCAACCCACGCAATACCTTCGCCAACCTCAAGCGTTTCGTTGGCCGGCAGTGGGACGAGCTCGAGGAGGACAGTCTTTCGGTGCCCTACAGCGTGCGGGCCAACGACCAGGGCAACGTGCGGGTGGTGTGCCCAGCCACCGAACGGGAATACGCCCCTGAAGAGCTGGTTGCCAGCGTGCTGCGCAAGCTCTGTGATGACGCCGCCACCTACCTCGGCGAACCCGTGGAGGCGGCGGTGATCACCGTGCCGGCCTACTTCAACGACGCCCAGCGCCAGGCCACCCGCGATGCCGGCCGCCTGGCTGGGATCAGCGTTGAGCGGATCCTCAATGAGCCCACCTCGGCAGCCCTGGCCTACGGCTTCGATCGCAGCACTGTCAAGCGGGTGCTGGTGTTTGACCTGGGCGGTGGCACCTTTGATGTGTCCGTGCTGCGCATCGCCCAAGGGGTGTTCGATGTGAAGGCCACCAGCGGTGACACCCAGCTGGGCGGCAACGATTGGGACCGGCGCATTGTTGATTGGCTGGCCGATGCCTTCCTGACAAAGCACAGCATTGATCTGCGCCGGGACCGCCAGGCCCTGCAGCGGCTCACCGAAGCAGCGGAGAAAGCCAAGATCGAGCTCAGTGGTGTGCAGAGCACACCGATTTCCTTGCCTTTTATTGCCACCGGCCCCGACGGGCCGCTGCATATCGAAACCACCCTGGAGCGGCGAGTGTTTGAGGGCCTCTGCCCCGATCTGCTTGATCGGTTGCTGCGGCCGGTGCAACGGGCCCTGCGGGATTCGGCCTTCGCGGCCGAAGACATCGACGACGTCGTGCTGGTGGGCGGCTGCACCCGCATGCCGATGGTGCAGCAGATGGTGCGCACCCTTATTCCGCTGGAGCCCTGCCAGTCGGTGAACCCCGACGAGGTGGTGGCGATCGGTGCTGCGGTGCAGGCGGGGATCCTCACCGGTGAGCTGCGCGATCTGATGCTCAACGACGTCACGCCCCTTTCGCTGGGTCTGGAAACCATTGGCGGCGTGATGAAGGTGCTGATCCCCCGCAACACCTCGATCCCGGTGCGCAAGAGCGATCTGTTCAGCACGTCTGAGGCCAACCAAAGCTCGGTGGAGATCCACGTGCTGCAGGGGGAGCGGCAGATGGCGCTTGATAACAAGAGCCTGGGGCGTTTTCGTCTCTCTGGCATTCCGCCGGCGCCCCGGGGTGTGCCCCAGGTGCAGGTCTCCTTCGACATCGATGCCAATGGCCTGCTGCAGGTGTCGGCGACCGACCGCACCACCGGGCGTCAGCAGAGCGTCAGCATCCAGGGGGGCTCCAACCTCAGCGAGGAGGAGATCACCAAGCTGATTGAGGAGGCCGATCTCAAGGCCAGCGAGGATCGGCGCAAGCGAGCCGAGATTGATCGCCGCAACCGCGCCCAAACCCTGGTGGCCCAGGCTGAGCGCCGGTTGCGCGACGCGTCCCTTGAACTGGGCCCCTACGGCGCCGAGCGCCAGCAGCGCTCGGTGGAGATGGCCCTGCGCGATGTGCAGGATTTGCTGGCTGCCGACGACCTGGTGGAGCTGGAGCTGGCCGTGAGCCAGCTCCAGGAAGCTCTCTTTGGTCTCAACCGCCGCCTGCAGAGCGAACGCAAGGCAGAGCAGGGGCCCCTGCAGGGGCTCAAGAACACCCTGGGCTCGCTCAAAGATGAGTTGTTTGCCGATGATGACTGGGATGACTGGAACCGCCCTGGCAGTGATCCCTGGGCTGCTCCCCCCAGTCGCTACGACCGGGATCCCTACCGCGAGCCCTATCGCGAATCTGAGCCGCTAGCCCGCGAACGGCGGCCCCGCAGCGACTCAGATCCCTGGGGGGATGGTTCTTACCGGTGA
- a CDS encoding DnaJ domain-containing protein — protein sequence MTSSPAAPADYWSVLGLEPGADASNLKRAFRAQARRWHPDLNGNDPLAEERFKLVNEAYAVLSDPRRRQVWEAGVPADGPGRESQDPFASGFPDFEAYLEVLFGERRRPRRAAEPEWQEPEPEPPEENPPQASGSVTAAPPPPPPVRASSDQESLVELTPEQALQGERLELELADGTAVEVWTPPFAGDGWRLRLAGVTPGGGDHFLQLRVRTEEGLRIDGLRVLYPLELTPAEAALGCQVVVPTLRGPVKLRVPAGSSSGRLLRLRGRGQEWAEQRGDQLVEVRILVPEQLGEAEAALYKRLQELADDPDDQHR from the coding sequence GTGACCTCTAGCCCCGCCGCCCCGGCCGACTACTGGTCGGTGCTGGGCCTCGAGCCTGGCGCCGATGCCAGCAACCTCAAACGGGCTTTCCGGGCCCAGGCCCGCCGCTGGCACCCCGATCTCAATGGCAACGACCCGCTGGCGGAGGAGCGCTTCAAGCTGGTCAACGAGGCCTATGCGGTGCTCTCAGATCCGCGTCGCCGCCAGGTCTGGGAGGCCGGTGTGCCCGCTGACGGCCCGGGTCGGGAGTCCCAGGATCCCTTTGCTTCCGGTTTCCCGGACTTCGAGGCATACCTCGAGGTGCTTTTCGGTGAGCGCCGCCGTCCCCGCCGGGCTGCCGAACCCGAGTGGCAGGAACCGGAGCCCGAGCCTCCTGAGGAAAACCCGCCTCAGGCTTCTGGATCGGTAACTGCCGCGCCGCCGCCGCCGCCACCGGTGCGGGCTTCCAGCGACCAGGAGAGCCTGGTGGAGCTGACGCCGGAGCAGGCGTTGCAGGGGGAGCGGCTGGAGCTGGAGCTGGCTGATGGCACGGCGGTGGAGGTGTGGACCCCTCCTTTTGCCGGCGATGGCTGGCGCCTGCGGCTGGCGGGGGTGACCCCTGGCGGTGGTGACCACTTCCTGCAGTTGCGGGTGCGCACCGAGGAAGGCCTGCGCATCGACGGCCTGAGAGTGCTTTACCCCCTCGAGCTGACCCCAGCGGAAGCGGCCCTGGGCTGCCAGGTGGTGGTGCCCACCCTGCGCGGGCCGGTGAAGCTGCGGGTGCCGGCCGGCTCCTCCAGCGGCCGCTTGCTGCGCCTGCGGGGGCGGGGCCAGGAGTGGGCTGAGCAGCGCGGCGACCAGCTGGTGGAGGTGCGGATCCTGGTGCCGGAGCAGCTGGGTGAGGCGGAGGCAGCCCTCTACAAACGGCTGCAGGAGCTCGCCGACGACCCCGACGACCAGCACCGGTGA
- a CDS encoding DUF3110 domain-containing protein, which yields MPVHVLLFDAGTDQEGIHSLELNGRTVVLLFEDSDDAERYAGLLEAQDFPVPTVEPLDREEMELFCGEAGYEARFVPAGFLPQSAEDRLLIAPPERNMDVTNWQEQREQQEQQAGDTSPDPSLEAFRRQLEGLL from the coding sequence ATGCCGGTGCATGTGCTGCTGTTTGATGCCGGAACCGATCAGGAAGGCATCCATTCGTTGGAGCTAAATGGCCGCACGGTGGTGCTGCTGTTTGAAGACAGCGACGATGCGGAGCGCTACGCCGGTCTGCTCGAAGCCCAGGATTTCCCCGTGCCCACCGTCGAGCCGCTCGACCGCGAGGAGATGGAGCTTTTTTGCGGCGAGGCTGGTTATGAGGCCCGCTTTGTGCCGGCGGGCTTCCTGCCCCAGAGCGCTGAAGACCGGCTGCTGATTGCGCCGCCTGAGCGCAACATGGACGTAACCAACTGGCAGGAGCAGCGGGAGCAGCAGGAGCAGCAGGCAGGCGACACCTCCCCTGATCCCAGCCTCGAAGCCTTCCGCCGCCAGTTGGAGGGACTGCTGTGA
- the murQ gene encoding N-acetylmuramic acid 6-phosphate etherase, producing the protein MTSPPESGPDRGHLLTEQANPLSERLDQLPTDELVGLFCANEREPQRALEAAAPALAAAVDAIAARLQAGGRLFYLGAGTSGRLGVLDAAECPPTFCTAPELVQGVLAGGAPALLRSSEGLEDLAAAGRSDLEERGFGPADCLVGIAAGGTTPYVLGALEHAQAIGALAIAMACVPAEQVPMPCSIDIRLLTGPELLAGSTRLKAGTATKMALNLLSTGVMVRLGKVHGNRMVDVAVTNSKLEDRALRILRDLAGLERQRGRELLQQSGGSVKLALLMAASGLDAASASAHLASHGPSLRQALAACGAQLKGPQ; encoded by the coding sequence GTGACAAGCCCTCCTGAGAGCGGGCCTGATCGCGGCCACCTGCTCACCGAGCAGGCCAATCCCCTCAGCGAGCGGCTCGACCAGCTGCCCACCGACGAGCTGGTGGGCCTTTTTTGTGCCAACGAACGGGAGCCCCAGCGGGCCCTGGAAGCGGCGGCCCCGGCCCTGGCTGCTGCCGTTGATGCCATCGCTGCCCGTTTGCAGGCCGGCGGGCGACTTTTTTACCTAGGGGCGGGCACCTCCGGCCGGCTTGGGGTGCTCGATGCGGCCGAGTGTCCGCCAACCTTCTGCACGGCGCCTGAGCTGGTGCAGGGCGTGCTCGCTGGCGGCGCCCCAGCCCTGCTGCGCAGCTCCGAGGGCCTGGAGGATCTGGCAGCTGCTGGCCGCAGCGACCTGGAGGAGCGCGGCTTTGGCCCGGCCGATTGTTTGGTGGGCATCGCCGCTGGCGGCACCACTCCCTACGTGCTGGGGGCTCTGGAGCACGCCCAGGCGATTGGAGCCCTGGCAATCGCCATGGCCTGCGTGCCAGCCGAGCAGGTGCCGATGCCCTGCTCCATCGACATTCGCTTGCTTACGGGCCCTGAACTGCTGGCGGGCTCCACCCGGCTCAAGGCCGGCACCGCCACCAAAATGGCCCTGAACTTGCTCTCCACCGGCGTGATGGTGCGCCTGGGCAAGGTGCACGGCAACCGCATGGTGGATGTGGCCGTCACCAACAGCAAGCTGGAGGATCGGGCCCTGCGCATCCTGCGCGATCTGGCGGGGCTGGAGCGGCAGCGCGGCCGGGAACTGCTGCAGCAGAGCGGCGGCTCCGTGAAGTTGGCCCTGCTGATGGCCGCTAGCGGCCTGGATGCGGCTTCCGCTTCAGCCCACCTGGCCAGCCATGGCCCCAGCCTGCGCCAGGCCCTGGCGGCCTGCGGCGCTCAGCTGAAGGGGCCCCAGTAG
- the mtnP gene encoding S-methyl-5'-thioadenosine phosphorylase — protein sequence MSSPTPNSPNGIDLSRARLGILGGSGLYAMEGLEDIQELTIETPYGAHSDALRLGRIGDLEVVFLARHGRHHSHTPTEVPYRANLWALRSLGVRWILSLSAVGSLQEQVQPLDMLVPDQFIDRTHQRPLTLFGEGLVAHVAFAEPFCPALSRLLADVAESLMPEGRTLHRGGTYLCMEGPAFSTRAESELYRSWDCEVIGMTNHTEARLAREAEIAYATLAMVTDYDCWHQEHASVTVEMVIANLQANASLAQQIVRLAAQRVEAQRPTSSAHQALRHALMTPKEHVPAATRRKLDLFTAPYWGPFS from the coding sequence ATGAGCAGCCCCACCCCCAACTCCCCTAACGGCATCGATCTCAGCCGCGCCCGCCTGGGGATCCTGGGGGGCAGCGGTCTCTACGCCATGGAGGGCCTCGAAGACATTCAAGAGCTCACGATCGAAACGCCCTACGGAGCCCACTCCGATGCCCTGCGCCTAGGCCGTATCGGCGATCTGGAGGTGGTGTTCCTGGCCCGTCATGGCCGCCATCACAGCCACACCCCCACCGAGGTGCCCTACCGGGCCAACCTTTGGGCCCTGCGCTCCCTCGGCGTGCGCTGGATCCTGTCGCTGTCCGCGGTGGGCTCCCTGCAGGAGCAGGTTCAGCCCCTCGACATGCTGGTGCCGGATCAATTCATCGATCGCACCCATCAAAGGCCGCTGACGCTGTTTGGCGAGGGGCTGGTGGCCCATGTGGCTTTCGCCGAGCCCTTCTGCCCGGCGCTGAGCCGCCTGCTGGCCGATGTGGCCGAAAGCCTGATGCCCGAAGGCCGCACGCTGCACCGCGGCGGCACCTACCTCTGCATGGAGGGGCCAGCCTTCTCCACCCGGGCCGAATCGGAGCTCTACCGCTCCTGGGACTGCGAAGTGATCGGCATGACAAATCACACCGAAGCGCGCCTGGCCCGGGAAGCGGAGATCGCCTACGCCACCCTGGCGATGGTGACCGACTACGACTGCTGGCACCAGGAACACGCCTCGGTGACAGTGGAAATGGTGATCGCCAACCTGCAGGCCAACGCCAGCCTGGCCCAGCAGATCGTGCGGCTAGCTGCCCAGCGGGTTGAGGCCCAGCGACCCACCAGCAGCGCCCACCAGGCCCTGCGCCATGCCCTAATGACGCCCAAGGAGCACGTGCCTGCCGCCACCCGCCGCAAGCTCGACCTGTTTACGGCTCCCTACTGGGGCCCCTTCAGCTGA
- a CDS encoding peptidylprolyl isomerase produces MTKALMETDAGTIELELFEADAPNTVANFTKLAKEGFYDGLAFHRVIPGFMAQGGCPNSREAARGTAGTGGPGYQINCEINSQKHQAGSLAMAHAGKNTGGSQFYICHGAQPHLDGVHTVFGLTGNMEVVTALKNGSRINKVTIQD; encoded by the coding sequence GTGACCAAAGCCTTGATGGAGACCGACGCCGGCACCATCGAACTCGAACTGTTCGAGGCCGATGCACCCAACACCGTGGCCAACTTCACCAAGCTCGCCAAGGAGGGCTTCTACGACGGCCTGGCCTTCCACCGTGTGATCCCCGGCTTCATGGCCCAGGGCGGTTGCCCCAATAGCCGTGAAGCCGCCCGTGGCACCGCCGGCACCGGCGGCCCCGGCTACCAGATCAACTGCGAGATCAATAGCCAGAAGCACCAAGCGGGCAGCCTGGCCATGGCCCATGCCGGCAAGAACACCGGCGGCTCGCAGTTTTATATCTGCCACGGAGCCCAGCCCCACCTCGATGGCGTGCACACCGTGTTTGGCCTCACCGGCAACATGGAAGTGGTCACGGCCCTCAAGAACGGCAGCCGGATCAACAAGGTGACCATTCAGGACTGA